From one Pseudactinotalea sp. HY158 genomic stretch:
- the rlmB gene encoding 23S rRNA (guanosine(2251)-2'-O)-methyltransferase RlmB, whose protein sequence is MAGNQQRPGGGGRPKKKGPSQGTGGHGRKRLEGKGPTPKAEDRVYHAAHRRKQAADRLVAKQQQQRRAPERRDRVEGVVTGRNSVLEALRAELPATTLFVASGLDSDERVAECLELAGAGGVPIRQVGRPDLDRIAGGVHQGIALEVPPYEYADPGDLLDESLRAGRTPLFIALDSVTDPHNLGAAMRSGAAFGADGVIVPARRSAGVNPTVWKVSAGAAARLPVARATNLVRTLQDFKRAGCFVVGLDAGGDTTLPEFHLAEEPLVLVLGSEGAGLGRLVRETCDVVVSIPIAARMESLNASVAMGITLYDVARRRERAAGGQAG, encoded by the coding sequence ATGGCCGGTAATCAGCAGCGCCCCGGCGGCGGCGGTCGACCGAAGAAGAAGGGGCCGAGCCAGGGAACGGGCGGGCACGGCCGCAAGCGGCTCGAGGGCAAGGGGCCCACGCCCAAGGCCGAGGACCGGGTCTACCACGCGGCCCATCGGCGCAAGCAGGCCGCCGACCGGCTCGTCGCCAAGCAGCAGCAGCAGCGGCGGGCACCGGAGCGACGCGACCGGGTCGAGGGCGTCGTCACCGGGCGCAACTCCGTGCTCGAGGCGCTCCGGGCGGAGCTCCCCGCGACCACGCTGTTCGTGGCCTCCGGGCTCGACTCCGACGAGCGCGTGGCGGAGTGCCTCGAGCTCGCCGGCGCCGGCGGCGTGCCGATCCGGCAGGTGGGGCGCCCCGACCTCGACCGGATCGCCGGCGGCGTGCATCAGGGCATCGCCCTCGAGGTGCCCCCGTACGAGTACGCCGACCCCGGCGACCTGCTCGACGAGTCCCTCCGGGCCGGCCGGACCCCGCTGTTCATCGCGCTCGACTCGGTGACCGACCCCCACAACCTCGGGGCGGCGATGCGTTCGGGCGCGGCATTCGGCGCCGACGGGGTGATCGTGCCGGCCCGGCGGTCGGCCGGGGTCAACCCGACCGTGTGGAAGGTCTCCGCCGGGGCCGCCGCGCGGCTGCCGGTGGCGCGGGCGACGAACCTCGTGCGCACCCTGCAGGACTTCAAGCGAGCCGGCTGCTTCGTGGTCGGACTCGACGCGGGCGGTGACACGACCCTGCCCGAGTTCCACCTGGCGGAGGAGCCGCTGGTGCTCGTGCTCGGCTCCGAGGGGGCGGGGCTGGGCCGGCTCGTGCGCGAGACCTGCGATGTCGTGGTGAGCATCCCGATCGCCGCCCGGATGGAGTCGCTCAACGCCTCCGTCGCGATGGGGATCACGCTGTACGACGTGGCCCGCCGCCGGGAACGGGCCGCCGGAGGGCAGGCTGGGTAA
- a CDS encoding DUF4032 domain-containing protein, whose protein sequence is MPARLQITVAQPDPALFELPWEIPLAEWPEDILAALPRGISRHVVRFVRIPGGVIAIKEIGETVAYREYELLRDLNRLEVPSVTPVGVIGGRTAPDGSPLDSVLITRHLRFSLPYRALFSRHLTPNMATRLIDALAVLLVRLHVTGFYWGDVSLSNTLFRRDAGEFAAYLVDAETGDLHDTLTVGQREYDLEIARVNIIGELMDLDAGGVLPEGTDTVAIGDRLAERYQELWRELTAPESFSGSERWRVTARIRRLNMLGYDVGELTMTADLDGTTVSIQPKVVDAGHHHRRLMRLTGLDVQENQARRLLNDMDTFRAAKDRLGDDEEYVAHDWLTDVFEPVQRMIPRDLRGKLEPAEIFHEILEHRWFMAENAGHEVSLSDATRSYVDSVLRHRPDEEAMLELDTATLRAITDTEH, encoded by the coding sequence ATGCCCGCTCGCCTCCAGATCACCGTGGCCCAGCCCGACCCGGCGCTGTTCGAGTTGCCCTGGGAGATCCCGCTGGCGGAATGGCCGGAGGACATCCTCGCGGCACTCCCCCGCGGCATCTCCCGCCACGTCGTGCGATTCGTGCGGATCCCCGGCGGGGTCATCGCGATCAAGGAGATCGGCGAGACCGTCGCCTACCGGGAGTACGAGCTCCTGCGCGACCTCAACCGGCTCGAGGTGCCCTCGGTCACGCCCGTCGGCGTCATCGGCGGCCGGACCGCTCCCGACGGCTCCCCGCTCGACTCGGTGCTCATCACCCGGCACCTGCGGTTCTCGCTGCCGTACCGGGCGTTGTTCTCCCGGCATCTCACCCCGAACATGGCGACCCGGCTCATCGACGCCCTCGCCGTCTTGCTCGTGCGCCTGCACGTGACGGGCTTCTACTGGGGTGACGTCTCCCTGTCGAACACGCTCTTCCGCCGCGACGCCGGCGAGTTCGCCGCCTACCTGGTCGACGCCGAGACGGGCGATCTGCACGACACGCTCACCGTGGGTCAACGCGAATACGACCTCGAGATCGCCCGGGTGAACATCATCGGCGAGCTCATGGATCTCGACGCGGGCGGCGTGCTTCCCGAGGGCACCGACACCGTCGCGATCGGCGACCGGCTCGCGGAGCGATACCAGGAGCTGTGGCGGGAGCTCACCGCGCCCGAGTCCTTCTCCGGCAGCGAGCGGTGGCGCGTGACCGCGCGAATCCGACGCCTCAACATGCTCGGCTACGACGTCGGCGAGCTGACCATGACGGCCGACCTCGACGGCACGACCGTGAGCATCCAGCCGAAGGTCGTCGACGCCGGCCACCACCACCGGCGGCTCATGCGCCTGACCGGCCTCGACGTGCAGGAGAACCAGGCACGCCGGCTCCTCAACGACATGGACACCTTCCGGGCCGCGAAGGACCGGCTCGGCGACGACGAGGAGTACGTGGCCCACGACTGGCTCACCGACGTCTTCGAGCCGGTGCAGCGGATGATCCCGCGGGACCTGCGCGGCAAGCTGGAGCCCGCCGAGATCTTCCACGAGATCCTCGAGCACCGGTGGTTCATGGCCGAGAACGCCGGCCACGAGGTGTCCCTGTCCGACGCGACGCGCTCCTACGTCGACTCGGTGCTGCGGCATCGGCCGGACGAGGAGGCGATGCTCGAGCTGGACACGGCGACGCTCCGGGCGATCACCGACACCGAGCACTGA
- a CDS encoding ABC transporter ATP-binding protein produces MASVTFDAASRIYPGTERPAVDALDLEVSDGEFLVLVGPSGCGKSTSLRMLAGLEDVNAGRILIGDRDVTDVQPKDRDIAMVFQNYALYPHMSVADNMGFALKIAGINKAEIRQRVEEAAKILDLSEYLDRKPKALSGGQRQRVAMGRAIVRQPQVFLMDEPLSNLDAKLRVQTRTQIASLQRRLGVTTVYVTHDQTEALTMGDRIAVLNFGVLQQVGTPRDMYDRPANTFVAGFIGSPAMNLGKFKVAEGKAHLGDAHVPLPRATVDALTPEDEGKIILGFRPESLDVTSEGTEGAFPVRVNLVEELGSDAFLYGELDSKDAAEHITSGAGDAQMIVRVNPRTPPMKGDRVWVKIREGESHMFSAGTGERLPN; encoded by the coding sequence ATGGCTTCAGTCACTTTCGACGCCGCCTCTCGCATCTACCCGGGCACCGAGCGCCCCGCGGTGGACGCCCTCGACCTCGAGGTCTCCGACGGCGAGTTCCTCGTCCTCGTCGGCCCCTCCGGCTGCGGGAAGTCGACCTCCCTGCGCATGCTCGCCGGCCTCGAGGACGTGAACGCCGGCCGCATCCTCATCGGCGACCGCGACGTCACCGACGTCCAGCCGAAGGATCGCGACATCGCGATGGTCTTCCAGAACTACGCGCTCTACCCGCACATGAGCGTCGCCGACAACATGGGCTTCGCGCTCAAGATCGCCGGCATCAACAAGGCGGAGATCCGCCAGCGGGTCGAGGAGGCAGCGAAGATCCTCGACCTGAGCGAGTACCTCGACCGCAAGCCCAAGGCCCTCTCGGGCGGTCAGCGCCAGCGTGTGGCGATGGGTCGCGCGATCGTTCGCCAGCCGCAGGTGTTCCTCATGGACGAGCCCCTGTCGAACCTGGACGCAAAGCTCCGGGTGCAGACCCGCACGCAGATCGCCTCCCTCCAGCGCCGGCTCGGCGTCACGACCGTGTACGTGACCCACGACCAGACCGAGGCCCTGACGATGGGCGACCGGATCGCCGTCCTCAATTTCGGCGTGCTCCAGCAGGTCGGCACCCCGCGCGACATGTACGACCGCCCCGCGAACACCTTCGTGGCCGGCTTCATCGGCTCCCCCGCGATGAACCTCGGCAAGTTCAAGGTGGCCGAGGGCAAGGCGCACCTGGGCGACGCCCACGTCCCGCTGCCGCGGGCGACGGTCGATGCCCTGACCCCCGAGGACGAGGGCAAGATCATCCTCGGCTTCCGGCCGGAGTCGCTCGACGTGACCTCCGAGGGCACCGAGGGCGCCTTCCCCGTGCGGGTGAACCTCGTCGAGGAGCTCGGCTCGGACGCGTTCCTCTACGGCGAGCTGGACTCGAAGGACGCCGCCGAGCACATCACCTCCGGCGCCGGCGACGCCCAGATGATCGTGCGCGTCAACCCGCGCACGCCCCCGATGAAGGGCGACCGCGTCTGGGTGAAGATCCGCGAGGGCGAGTCGCACATGTTCTCCGCGGGGACGGGTGAGCGTCTCCCCAACTGA
- a CDS encoding DHA2 family efflux MFS transporter permease subunit, which translates to MTSLRLRGRDHPVPALAGRRRWLALTILAAGVAMIVIDGTIVNVSLPVLIRDLDLDLTDAEWVNSIYTLIFASLLLTTGTIGDRYGRRRVFAAGVVVFVAGSLWAGFATGGSSLIGARALQGLGGAAILPSTLSVVNALFRGRDRAIAFAVWGSVIAGTAAVGPLLGGWLTTDVSWRWIFWVNLPVGAAILAGILLVIPETRDPNPGRGFDVTGVVLSAITFGGLVLGLIEGNSYGWWVPRGDFHLAGLSWSLPLSMPATALLVAAASLVAFIAWQRHRRAAGRAAVVDLALFRHRSFGLGNAAALLVALGEFGMLFVLPLYLQNALGLSAMGAGWVLAGLGAGAFVAGGIAGPLARRITPAGVASVGLAIETVGLVLVALVVGPATSPALIAVLLAGYGIGLGFASAQLTGTILSEIPPARSGQGSAVQSTTRQLGSALGVAVLASILSAFATSRAAGSLAGIDGVGAAQAARLESSLGPSAGGVLGSLDRLGLPAAAQDQVHGALTAAFSAGVQSTMLVAAIALAVGFAATLFLPRIHGGEAGDGTGGEHTSDPRR; encoded by the coding sequence ATGACGTCACTTCGATTGCGCGGTCGCGATCACCCGGTCCCCGCCCTCGCGGGGCGGCGGCGCTGGCTCGCCCTGACGATCCTCGCCGCAGGGGTGGCGATGATCGTCATCGACGGCACGATCGTCAACGTCTCCCTCCCGGTGCTCATCCGCGACCTCGATCTCGACCTGACCGACGCCGAGTGGGTCAACTCGATCTACACGCTCATCTTCGCCTCGCTCCTGCTCACCACGGGCACGATCGGCGACCGCTACGGGCGCCGGCGGGTCTTCGCCGCCGGCGTCGTCGTGTTCGTGGCCGGATCGCTGTGGGCCGGCTTCGCGACCGGCGGCTCGAGCCTCATCGGCGCCCGCGCGCTCCAGGGCCTGGGCGGGGCGGCCATCCTGCCGAGCACGCTGTCGGTGGTCAACGCCCTCTTCCGCGGCCGCGACCGCGCGATCGCCTTCGCCGTGTGGGGCTCGGTCATCGCCGGCACGGCGGCCGTGGGCCCGCTCCTGGGCGGATGGCTCACCACGGACGTGAGCTGGCGCTGGATCTTCTGGGTCAACCTGCCCGTCGGTGCGGCCATCCTCGCCGGGATCCTCCTCGTCATCCCCGAGACGCGCGACCCCAATCCCGGGCGAGGGTTCGATGTCACGGGCGTGGTGCTGTCGGCGATCACCTTCGGGGGCCTCGTGCTCGGCCTCATCGAGGGGAACAGTTACGGGTGGTGGGTCCCGCGCGGCGACTTCCACCTGGCCGGCCTGTCCTGGTCCCTGCCGCTCTCGATGCCCGCGACCGCCCTCCTCGTGGCCGCCGCCTCCCTCGTGGCGTTCATCGCATGGCAGCGCCACCGACGGGCCGCGGGACGGGCGGCCGTGGTCGACCTCGCGCTCTTCCGCCACCGGTCGTTCGGCCTCGGCAACGCGGCGGCCCTCCTCGTGGCCCTCGGCGAGTTCGGGATGCTGTTCGTGCTGCCGCTCTACCTCCAGAACGCCCTGGGCTTGAGCGCGATGGGCGCCGGCTGGGTGCTCGCCGGCCTCGGCGCCGGTGCCTTCGTCGCCGGCGGGATCGCCGGCCCGCTCGCGCGTCGGATCACGCCCGCCGGCGTGGCGAGCGTGGGCCTGGCCATCGAGACCGTCGGCCTGGTCCTCGTGGCGCTCGTCGTCGGCCCCGCCACGTCCCCCGCGCTCATCGCGGTGCTGCTCGCCGGCTACGGCATCGGCCTCGGGTTCGCCTCGGCCCAGCTCACCGGAACGATCCTGAGCGAGATCCCGCCGGCCCGTTCCGGGCAGGGGTCGGCCGTCCAGTCCACGACCCGGCAGCTGGGCTCGGCCCTCGGGGTGGCCGTCCTCGCCTCGATCCTCTCGGCGTTCGCCACCTCCCGCGCGGCCGGCTCGCTCGCCGGCATCGACGGCGTGGGTGCCGCGCAGGCCGCCCGGCTGGAGTCCTCGCTCGGCCCCTCGGCCGGGGGCGTGCTCGGATCCCTCGACCGGCTCGGTCTGCCCGCCGCCGCGCAGGACCAGGTGCACGGCGCGTTGACGGCGGCGTTCTCCGCCGGCGTGCAGTCGACCATGCTCGTGGCGGCGATCGCGCTGGCCGTCGGGTTCGCGGCCACGCTGTTCCTGCCGCGGATCCACGGCGGCGAGGCCGGGGACGGGACCGGCGGGGAGCACACATCCGATCCCAGAAGGTGA
- the otsB gene encoding trehalose-phosphatase, which yields MTDGPLAPGLLRALADFARRPRVLVALDFDGCLAPLVEDPARARPTERAAAALAEFGRMDDVHLALVSGRPAADLVTLADPPAGTRLIGSHGAERARLEGGGVAHEPFTLTDAQRELLERVSAAAEEIAAGHPGAWVEHKPAAAVLHTRPLAPGPAAAATAAALAGPAGLPGVHPIRGNQVVELAVVPSTKGGALVALRAELAGDGDPLPVLYAGDDVTDETALATLGDGDVGIKVGAAESVAPYRVAGPEELARALAVLARERGGRPA from the coding sequence ATGACTGACGGGCCCCTCGCCCCGGGCCTGCTCCGGGCCCTCGCGGACTTCGCCCGGCGCCCGCGGGTGCTCGTCGCCCTCGACTTCGACGGCTGCCTCGCACCGCTCGTCGAGGACCCCGCCCGCGCGCGGCCCACGGAGCGCGCGGCGGCCGCGCTCGCCGAGTTCGGGCGTATGGACGACGTCCACCTCGCCCTGGTCTCGGGGCGTCCCGCCGCAGACCTGGTCACGCTCGCGGATCCCCCGGCGGGCACGCGGCTCATCGGCAGCCATGGCGCCGAACGCGCCCGGCTCGAGGGCGGCGGCGTCGCGCACGAGCCCTTCACCCTGACCGACGCCCAGCGGGAGCTGCTCGAGCGGGTGAGTGCGGCGGCCGAGGAGATCGCCGCCGGCCATCCCGGCGCGTGGGTCGAGCACAAGCCCGCCGCCGCGGTGCTGCACACCCGCCCGCTCGCCCCCGGACCGGCGGCCGCGGCGACCGCTGCGGCCCTCGCCGGCCCGGCCGGGCTGCCCGGGGTTCATCCGATCCGCGGGAACCAGGTGGTCGAGCTCGCCGTCGTGCCCTCGACCAAGGGCGGGGCGCTGGTCGCGCTCCGCGCCGAACTCGCCGGCGACGGGGACCCGCTCCCGGTGCTCTACGCCGGTGACGACGTGACCGACGAGACCGCCCTGGCGACCCTCGGCGACGGCGACGTGGGGATCAAGGTCGGTGCGGCGGAGTCGGTGGCCCCGTATCGGGTGGCGGGCCCCGAGGAGTTGGCGCGTGCGCTGGCCGTCCTCGCCCGCGAGCGCGGGGGGCGACCCGCCTGA
- a CDS encoding trehalose-6-phosphate synthase, which produces MHDSQEGPAQEFVVVANRLPVDVSVDEDGTISWIRAPGGLVTALAPMMRSGGGAWVGWSGSADLELDPFTDDGIAMTPVPLSAAEIEEFYEGFSNATLWPLYHDVIVDPEYHREWWSVYRTVNERFAAAAAAVAAPGATVWVQDYQLQLVPALLRSARPDLHIGFFLHIPFPPMELFGQLPWRHQVLEGLLGSDLIGFQRSGDAANFLRSVRRFTAHPVRGQNVSITTPFANPGRTIRAGAFPISLDSKAFNQLANRPETIERARQIRRDLGDPQVLLLGVDRLDYTKGIRHRIKAFGEMLAEGAIGNGEAVLVQVASPSREQVAEYVQLRSEVEEMVGRINGDHAEIGRPVIHYLHHSYPAEEMAAMFRAADVVLVTALRDGMNLVAKEYVAARSDLDGVLVLSEFAGAADELTSALQVNPHDIEGMKTTILSAMRMPREQRRRRMRALRRRVLTNDVAHWARSFLTALAHQGGLNQAPLPGSRTDVEARDD; this is translated from the coding sequence ATGCATGATTCACAGGAGGGTCCGGCTCAGGAGTTCGTGGTGGTCGCCAACCGCCTCCCGGTGGACGTCTCGGTCGACGAGGACGGCACGATCTCGTGGATCCGGGCCCCCGGGGGGCTGGTCACGGCGCTCGCCCCGATGATGCGGTCGGGCGGCGGCGCGTGGGTGGGCTGGTCCGGGTCGGCGGATCTGGAGCTCGATCCGTTCACCGACGACGGCATCGCGATGACCCCCGTGCCGCTCAGCGCCGCCGAGATCGAGGAGTTCTACGAGGGCTTCTCGAACGCGACGCTGTGGCCGCTCTATCACGACGTCATCGTCGATCCGGAGTACCACCGCGAGTGGTGGTCGGTGTACCGGACCGTGAACGAGCGGTTCGCGGCGGCGGCCGCGGCGGTCGCGGCCCCGGGGGCCACGGTGTGGGTGCAGGACTACCAGCTGCAGCTCGTGCCGGCGCTGCTGCGCTCGGCCCGACCCGACCTGCACATCGGGTTCTTCCTGCACATCCCGTTCCCGCCGATGGAGTTGTTCGGGCAGCTGCCCTGGCGCCACCAGGTGCTCGAGGGGTTGCTCGGCTCGGACCTCATCGGCTTCCAGCGCTCGGGGGACGCCGCGAACTTCCTGCGATCGGTGCGCCGCTTCACCGCTCATCCCGTGCGCGGGCAGAACGTCTCGATCACCACCCCGTTCGCGAACCCGGGCCGCACGATCCGCGCCGGCGCGTTCCCGATCTCGCTCGATTCGAAGGCCTTCAATCAGCTGGCGAACCGGCCCGAGACCATCGAGCGGGCGCGGCAGATCCGCCGCGACCTGGGTGATCCGCAGGTGCTCCTGCTCGGCGTGGACCGGCTCGACTACACCAAGGGCATCCGGCACCGGATCAAGGCGTTCGGGGAGATGCTCGCCGAGGGCGCCATCGGCAACGGCGAGGCCGTGCTCGTCCAGGTCGCGAGCCCGAGCCGGGAACAGGTGGCCGAATACGTGCAGCTGCGCAGCGAGGTCGAGGAGATGGTCGGCCGCATCAACGGCGATCACGCGGAGATCGGCCGACCCGTCATCCACTACCTCCACCACTCCTATCCCGCCGAGGAGATGGCGGCGATGTTCCGGGCGGCCGACGTCGTGCTCGTGACCGCCCTGCGCGACGGCATGAACCTCGTGGCGAAGGAGTACGTGGCGGCGCGCAGCGACCTCGACGGCGTGCTCGTGCTCTCGGAGTTCGCCGGCGCCGCGGACGAACTCACCTCCGCGCTGCAGGTGAATCCGCACGACATCGAGGGGATGAAGACCACGATCCTGTCGGCCATGCGCATGCCACGCGAGCAGCGCCGCCGCCGCATGCGCGCCCTGCGGCGGCGGGTGCTGACCAACGACGTCGCCCACTGGGCCCGTTCCTTCCTCACCGCCCTCGCCCATCAGGGCGGCCTCAACCAGGCCCCGCTGCCGGGGAGCCGCACGGACGTGGAGGCGCGCGATGACTGA
- a CDS encoding serine/threonine-protein kinase: protein MSSDEDPGEPLGQIGGYELRRVLGTGGMGTVYEAADGAGLTVALKALHPAFAADPESRERLRREVATLHQVRGAQVAQVIDAEVDSTEAFIVTELIHGQPLDQSVHTHGPLEIRELADLAAGLATALQQIHGVHVVHRDLKPSNVMLTEAGPVLIDFGISQLVDDARITRTGLVTGTPGYVDPVVLGGAAPDQLGDWWGWAALLVFAATGREPFGTGPATLARATEGRVDAEGLPRPVAEVLTVALNPDPRYRLPPADVVELLGEIARGRHVSVPPAAVAGARDGHGSQPPYGSMGTAGPVGTAGPAGTAGPAGAPPPSYPPGGPPPAQRVARDSLVESWPRFHSTVAEPVRAYPGPEPYYAPDLAERGLRPAPSRPVMTTLAWLVLVAFAVRAAGSATIAFVAVLAGAGAWGWGERRLRDRRMRFGRRRRDGALVWLAAPVHLVSGVVTALPGLIAGAVVALGAWLVLGRFIAAGLAAGLAVALLAFMAWFVPSSGAARAGVRRVWAVMMPNRGAAAGATVVAVVLLGVVGLWALGQVDSASWDPFPMPTP from the coding sequence ATGAGCAGTGACGAGGACCCGGGCGAGCCGTTGGGGCAGATCGGCGGCTACGAACTCCGACGGGTCCTGGGAACGGGCGGCATGGGAACCGTCTACGAGGCCGCGGACGGTGCCGGGCTGACCGTCGCCCTCAAGGCTCTCCACCCCGCCTTCGCCGCCGACCCGGAGAGCCGGGAGCGACTGCGCCGGGAGGTGGCCACGCTCCACCAGGTGCGCGGGGCGCAGGTGGCCCAGGTGATCGACGCCGAGGTCGACTCCACGGAGGCGTTCATCGTCACCGAACTCATCCACGGCCAGCCGCTCGACCAGTCCGTGCACACCCACGGCCCGCTCGAGATCCGCGAGCTCGCCGATCTGGCCGCCGGGCTGGCCACGGCGCTCCAGCAGATCCACGGCGTGCACGTGGTCCATCGCGATCTCAAGCCGAGCAACGTCATGCTCACCGAGGCCGGGCCCGTGCTCATCGACTTCGGCATCTCCCAGCTCGTGGACGACGCCCGGATCACCCGCACCGGTCTGGTCACCGGCACCCCCGGTTACGTCGATCCCGTCGTGCTCGGCGGGGCCGCGCCCGACCAGCTGGGCGACTGGTGGGGGTGGGCCGCCCTCCTCGTGTTCGCGGCGACCGGGCGGGAACCGTTCGGCACCGGCCCCGCGACCCTCGCCCGCGCGACCGAGGGCCGCGTCGACGCCGAGGGACTGCCGCGACCCGTCGCCGAGGTGCTCACCGTGGCGCTCAACCCCGATCCGCGGTACCGGCTGCCGCCGGCGGACGTGGTCGAGCTGCTCGGCGAGATCGCCCGCGGCCGGCACGTGAGCGTGCCCCCGGCCGCCGTCGCCGGTGCCCGCGACGGGCATGGCTCGCAGCCCCCGTACGGCTCGATGGGAACCGCCGGCCCCGTGGGAACCGCCGGCCCTGCCGGAACCGCCGGGCCCGCCGGTGCGCCGCCGCCGAGCTACCCGCCGGGCGGTCCGCCGCCGGCGCAGCGGGTCGCCCGCGATTCCCTCGTGGAGTCCTGGCCCCGGTTCCACTCCACCGTGGCCGAACCCGTGCGGGCCTATCCGGGACCGGAGCCGTACTACGCGCCGGACCTCGCGGAGCGGGGACTGCGCCCGGCACCCTCCCGGCCCGTGATGACGACGCTCGCCTGGCTCGTGCTCGTGGCGTTCGCCGTCCGCGCGGCCGGCAGCGCGACGATCGCGTTCGTGGCCGTGCTCGCGGGCGCGGGCGCGTGGGGCTGGGGGGAGCGGCGGCTGCGGGACCGGCGGATGCGGTTCGGTCGGCGCCGCCGGGACGGCGCGCTCGTGTGGCTCGCCGCCCCGGTGCATCTGGTCAGCGGCGTGGTGACGGCGCTGCCCGGCCTCATCGCGGGGGCGGTGGTGGCGCTCGGGGCGTGGCTCGTGCTCGGGCGGTTCATCGCCGCCGGCCTCGCGGCCGGGCTCGCCGTGGCACTGCTGGCGTTCATGGCCTGGTTCGTTCCCAGCTCGGGGGCCGCCCGGGCGGGGGTGCGGCGGGTGTGGGCCGTGATGATGCCGAATCGCGGCGCGGCGGCGGGGGCCACGGTGGTGGCCGTCGTCCTGCTCGGGGTGGTCGGGCTCTGGGCGCTGGGGCAGGTGGATTCCGCCTCGTGGGACCCGTTCCCGATGCCCACACCGTGA
- a CDS encoding thioredoxin domain-containing protein, whose translation MSANTKRREDARKQAEKIAAKQASSDNRTRNILILIIAAVIALLVVAGIVLYKQSQRTPLSDFEGTAPAAADTHGGIAFSDQGVGVVGSGPVVQVYVDFLCPICGDFEEVNGADLVELVEAGTATVVYHPVNFLDRYSQGTAYSTRAANAFVTVAEDAPDQALDFMTALFEQQPAENTTGLTDEEIAGIAVDAGVPQEVADTFGDLTYGDWVDAASQQATRDGVTGTPSVVINGTPLDTKKYNWTQPGVLRDHIEELAG comes from the coding sequence ATGTCAGCGAACACCAAGCGCCGTGAAGACGCTCGCAAGCAAGCCGAGAAGATCGCCGCCAAGCAGGCCTCCTCCGACAACCGCACCCGCAACATCCTCATCCTCATCATCGCCGCCGTGATCGCGCTGCTCGTGGTCGCGGGCATCGTGCTCTACAAGCAGTCGCAGAGGACCCCGCTGAGCGACTTCGAGGGGACCGCGCCGGCGGCCGCGGACACGCACGGCGGGATCGCCTTCAGCGACCAGGGCGTCGGGGTCGTCGGCTCGGGCCCGGTGGTGCAGGTGTACGTCGACTTCTTGTGCCCGATCTGCGGCGACTTCGAGGAGGTGAACGGCGCCGACCTCGTCGAGCTGGTCGAGGCGGGGACCGCCACGGTCGTCTACCACCCCGTCAACTTCCTCGACCGCTACTCCCAGGGCACGGCCTACTCCACGCGCGCGGCGAACGCGTTCGTCACGGTCGCCGAGGACGCCCCCGACCAGGCGCTCGACTTCATGACCGCCCTGTTCGAGCAGCAGCCGGCGGAGAACACCACGGGGCTGACCGACGAGGAGATCGCCGGCATCGCGGTCGACGCCGGCGTTCCCCAGGAGGTCGCGGACACGTTCGGCGACCTCACCTACGGCGACTGGGTCGACGCCGCCTCCCAGCAGGCCACGCGCGACGGGGTGACCGGGACGCCGAGCGTCGTCATCAACGGCACCCCGCTCGACACCAAGAAGTACAACTGGACCCAGCCGGGCGTGCTGCGCGACCACATCGAGGAACTCGCGGGCTGA